A single Ciona intestinalis chromosome 14, KH, whole genome shotgun sequence DNA region contains:
- the LOC100184397 gene encoding coiled-coil domain-containing protein 22 homolog — protein sequence MEEVDQIIIGSLLNIGCEFAEGLESLKQFTTDNVVEGTVKCLRIINPDYKMSHIFPPGMSARFRVGTSIANACKEAGYRGDVGYQTFLYSAERDVRQIFMFLVEKLPRKEGVKEDIESASVLQRRIGQVLREKCAVLWMPFYCHTSPKKIPFRTQPINISKYSQGYKNSKSQDETTYDFVHRQIKNRDQLTPSLLELNSKQTVSVTSLDKASGQDSKRRKVQKEAFQWKHKSMITDKIPLDSSFDDVIQAVTGNSGNIKQSRFAHAKSLQFTTEEQKSFRLRPTVPQKPSHLIKHENKKKDDAETDNQESSEDGVDGSSAGGGEDAVIPEEPEEVKFKREEEEIKVKILDADAGEEKYKEELKMVELSIKQLMIKTEELETNNEEEVKNVKLKEKTLKLLPNAEENMEKLKSLVDASSKRLVELGRLWEEKRVPLIEDIRRLKQSKTESEFDAERKVEEIRMLRTRMKDVAEETKLKDQLTKQLKAELESVKRDISRQSYTRRILEIVASIHKQKQEIQRVIQDVKQVQKTMNRLKGRAERTFSAADEVIFKDAKHDEGSKQAYKYLVSLHDNCATLLKTVEETGLIMREIRDFEGQIDIETGKNAEENLEKILKDYKEIKKENTEMIKRLKQK from the exons ATGGAAGAGGTTGATCAAATCATTATTGGTTCGTTACTTAACATTGGATG TGAATTTGCTGAAGGATTGGAAAGTTTGAAACAGTTCACTACAGACAATGTAGTGGAAGGGACAGTGAAATGTCTTCGAATCATAAACCCTGATTATAAGATGTCGCATATTTTTCCACCAG GGATGTCGGCTCGATTTCGAGTTGGTACTTCTATCGCCAATGCATGTAAGGAAGCAGGTTACCGTGGCGATGTCGGATACCAGACCTTTCTGTACTCAGCTGAGCGAGATGTGCGACAGATATTTATGTTCCTCGTCGAAAAACTTCCAAGAAAGGAAGGAGTTAAGGAAGATATAG AATCTGCGAGTGTTCTGCAAAGAAGGATTGGCCAAGTTCTACGTGAGAAATGTGCTGTCTTGTGGATGCCGTTTTACTGCCACACCTCACCAAAGAAAATCCCGTTTCGAACTCAAccaataaatatttctaagTATTCACAGGGATATAAAAATAGCAAGAGTCAAG atGAGACTACATATGATTTCGTTCACCGGCAAATAAAGAATCGCGACCAGCTAACTCCTTCATTACTTGAACTTAACTCAAAACAAACTGTTTCTGTTACATCTCTGGATAAA GCATCAGGGCAGGACTCCAAACGACGTAAAGTTCAAAAAGAAGCATTTCAATGGAAACACAAATCAATGATAACAG ataaaattcCCCTTGATTCAagttttgatgacgtcattcaagCAGTGACCGGGAACTCAGGAAATATAAAGCAATCTAGATTTGCTCACGCTAAAAGTTTACAGTTCACAACA GAAGAGCAAAAATCATTTCGTTTGAGGCCAACAGTGCCACAAAAACCAAGTCATTTgattaaacatgaaaataaaaag AAAGATGATGCAGAAACTGATAATCAGGAATCATCAGAAGATGGTGTGGATGGGAGTTCTGCTGGAGGGGGGGAAGATGCTGTGATCCCAGAAGAGCCGGAGGAAGTGAAGTTTAAACGAGAAGAGgaagaaataaaagtaaagATCCTGGATGCGGATGCAGGGGAAGAGAAATATAAGGAAGAGCTGAAGATGGTGGAGTTATCAATTAAACAA ttgaTGATAAAAACAGAAGAGTTAGAAACAAACAATGAGGAAGAAGTAAAGAATGTAAAACTGaaagaaaaaactttaaaacttttgcCAAATGCTGAGGAAAATATGGAAAAACTGAAA AGTTTGGTTGATGCAAGTTCAAAGAGGTTGGTTGAACTTGGGAGACTTTGGGAGGAGAAGAGAGTTCCTCTTATTGAAGATATAAGAAGACTGAAGCAATCTAAGACAGAATCCGAG TTTGATGCTGAGCGTAAAGTGGAAGAAATACGAATGTTACGAACTCGAATGAAAGATGTGGCTGAAGAAACCAAACTAAAAGACCAACTTACTAAACAACTG AAAGCAGAACTCGAATCTGTAAAGCGTGATATATCAAGGCAGTCGTACACGCGCCGTATCTTAGAGATTGTAGCAAGTATACATAAGCAAAAGCAAGAGATACAGAGAGTTATTCAGGATGTGAAACAAGTGCAGAAAACAATGAATCGACTGAAGGGAAGAGCGGAAAGAACGTTTTCTGCAGCCGACGAAGTTATTTTTAAG GATGCAAAGCATGATGAGGGGTCTAAACAAGCATATAAATATCTGGTGTCGCTCCATGATAATTGTGCTACGTTACTAAAAACTGTGGAAGAAACTGGGCTGATCATGAGAGAGATAAGAGATTTTGAAGGACAG ATTGATATTGAAACTGGTAAAAATGCAGAGGAAAATCTGGAGAAAATTCTCAAAGATTATAAAGAAATTAAGAAAGAGAACACAGAAATGATTAAGAGATTAAAACAGAAGTAG
- the LOC100182848 gene encoding CUGBP Elav-like family member 3-B, with product MSSNDPTSKYPADQVTARLIALENRTGYRMQQFNGQRKFWNPNWNKPIPPRGCEVFVGKIPRDLFEDELVPLFEKIGKVYELRLMMDFSGFNRGYAFVAYTCREHAQLAINQLDNYEIRPGMRIGVCRSVDNCRLFVGGIPKDKTQQEIRQAMCEISEDVSDVIVYPGSIPGEQNRGFAFVEYSTHRAAAMARRKLIPGRITLFGSEVVTDWAEPEVDATDKTSRIKNVYVRNLKLTTTELQVFNAFNAVRPGAIERVKKIEERDYAFVHFQRREDAMFAVQVMNGQRIDGQEVQVSLAKPPSNKHDANSSTMQAMQQRASATPSPSHLQVYDRMKSMMMSNTNPQPTTFIQPVKSMPPDYNTLTQAQAAAKLQQMRYQQPPPMNQYPAKSTPTNPPPYIYQTPEPQNASNSTVNYMAQLIMKYGLANGSTPVSTLDHIAKIDCPVFYLDEVSLIFNNGKRPEYCLLNDGNRGNTKYAFAVHFMGEMYIPTPELYFYNIPEAKNKAAKRVLEHIDSWMKKKVFDLVNDNNGYLTKQTNGFGNQPPNSNASNVSNTTSAWGTVEKPSVDFDYLRSATTFKNNINVFPKSTITSDSFNVKSQNSIVTSSLGWTNGMWDQMKYSNGMEAKSTVDFSSLVNNSSYASSLTTTTRPQLSSLTQPKSAFDRVGLCSDRLSSLNFDF from the exons ATGTCTTCAAATGACCCAACTTCAAAGTATCCAGCTGATCAAGTCACAGCAAGACTTATTGCACTGGAAAACAGAACAGGATACA GAATGCAGCAGTTTAATGGACAGAGAAAGTTTTGGAATCCGAATTGGAACAAACCAATTCCACCTCGTGGCTGTGAAGTTTTTGTCGGGAAAATTCCACGCGACCTTTTTGAAGATGAACTTGTTCCATTatttgaaaaa aTCGGCAAAGTTTATGAATTGCGACTGATGATGGATTTTAGTGGATTTAATCGTGGTTATGCATTTGTGGCTTACACGTGCCGTGAGCACGCACAATTGGCTATCAATCAACTTGATAATTATGAAATAAGACCAGGCATGCGCATCGGAGTTTGCAGAAGCGTAGATAACTGCAG GTTATTTGTTGGGGGCATTCCTAAAGATAAAACTCAGCAAGAAATCAGACAAGCAATGTGTGAAATATCAGAAGATGTTAGCGACGTAATTGTCTACCCAGGAAGTATTCCTG GTGAACAAAACAGAGGCTTTGCATTCGTCGAATACAGCACACACCGTGCTGCTGCCATGGCCCGTAGAAAGTTAATACCTGGGCGAATAACTTTATTTGGTAGTGAAGTGGTAACTGACTGGGCTGAACCTGAAGTGGAC GCGACAGATAAGACCAGTCGAATAAAAAATGTCTACGTACGGAATCTTAAACTTACAACAACTGAATTGCAAGTTTTCAACGCTTTTAATGCTGTTCGACCCGGTGCTATTGAGCGTGTTAAAAAGATCGAAGAGAGAGATTATGCTTTTGTGCATTTCCAACGCAGAGAAGATGCAATGTTTGCTGTTCAG GTAATGAATGGACAACGTATCGACGGGCAAGAGGTACAAGTGTCACTGGCAAAGCCACCATCTAACAAACATGATGCAAATAGTTCAACAATGCAAGCAATGCAACAGCGtg CATCTGCTACTCCATCTCCCTCCCATCTACAAGTATACGATCGTATGAAAAGCATGATGATGTCAAACACCAACCCACAACCTACAACATTCATACAGCCGGTCAAATCCATGCCACCAGACTACAACACCCTCACACAAGCT CAAGCAGCTGCCAAGCTTCAGCAAATGCGTTATCAGCAGCCACCCCCTATGAACCAATACCCTGCCAAAAGCACGCCTACAAACCCCCCTCCATATATCTACCAAACACCAGAGCCCCAGAATGCATCAAACTCAACTGTAAATTACATGGCACAACTCATCATGAAATATGGGTTAGCAAATGGCTCTACACCAGTTTCTACACTTGATCATATTGCAAAGATAGATTGCCCAGTG ttttatcttGATGAAGTAAGCCTAATTTTCAACAACGGAAAACGTCCagaatattgtttgttaaatGATGGAAACCGAGGAAACACAAAATATGCGTTTGCTGTCCACTTTATGGGGGAGATGTATATTCCAACACCAGAGCTATATTTCTACAATATACCAGAAGCCAAAAATAAAGCAGCAAAACGTGTGCTGGAACATATAG ATTCGTGGATGAAGAAAAAGGTTTTTGATCTTGTGAATGACAACAATGGATACTTAACCAAACAGACCAATGGTTTCGGCAATCAGCCACCTAACTCTAATGCTTCTAATGTTTCTAACACTACTTCTGCATGGGGCACAGTAGAG aaaccTTCTGTTGATTTTGACTATCTACGTTCtgcaacaacttttaaaaacaacattaacgtTTTTCCCAAATCAACAATCACAAGTGACAGCTTCAATGTGAAGTCACAGAAcagcattgtgacatcatcattggGGTGGACAAATGGAATGTGGGATCAAATGAAATATTCAAATGGGATGGAAGCAAAG AGCACTGTTGACTTCTCAAGCTTAGTAAACAACTCATCTTACGCATCTTCACTCACAACAACTACCAGACCCCAGCTATCTTCACTAACACAACCAAAATCTGCATTTGATCGAGTTGGCCTTTGCTCAGACAGACTCAGCTCTCTGAACTTTGACTTTTAA